One Drosophila kikkawai strain 14028-0561.14 chromosome 3L, DkikHiC1v2, whole genome shotgun sequence genomic window carries:
- the Als2 gene encoding alsin homolog yields the protein MMASAAADSAGVSQEEEERESFVIYHDGRALQLHWRGVPPLTRTPASRICSIGDVLLLLTTDHALYSAQLQTNRSSLDLQLLRTDVVDMDFCSGSQELFVVLSNGSVQRQLITASGRDIHHPHAWQTLSFDPLELLAEGVRIQRVCCSAQGVVFVGAGGETYVMGTCGEVFKAEQQPRHMRLYEEGKELLDLAAGNEHFVMLVAPYNLADDVLQLQVANPRDEPEDDRASVKSLSSGNSERSFAANTRHLLHQGYALLHTQLFTFGASNNGLLGTGDHIRRANVMRVQKLDSMGVCSIAAGLEHTVSRTLDGRLYHWGLNSHAQLGEDLSSPMEITIADNATCLPMEQKSALEATCGDYHTLLLNASGQIQSLQPPPPMRHLQQSSTYAQTLLQLQLGAAWPRQLRLLMCSGGFTLQNQRQFQRQYHYYLSHLQSQLQLLLKHRQAVQTLEIWQRQSALETLSALGPLLVSWERMLCLLVATLHSLEGFYRADFVQPADLLFICHHKEYIDLFDGYTKAYCDVFSVNGFGEAVAAIAGLNSPLAELNEESYVTRLFQQPFSVYQLFVQFMELLVRTQPEYGEHRVAWTEFARHSCISQELAVNTRDFWSSNDRNPRIVQFRRRQRRVILTSALVPLKLVTTGISMSSNSFILFSDFLCQVGGNSLYSYPLTTLWVWTEGELCLRLTTPEKSFLVATRTQEMRKVWLDQLQSSIVASLGRPLGSPVPSARSTGYEFSREHAKYSRVKACGTWRKGVMHGNCYLEYPDGSVYCGELNHGVIEGYGKMVIPSTGLYVGHFKGGRFHGHGVYEMHCKDAPESEIYEGNFCEGLFHGHGMMRNNRYIYVGEYQANARCGYGVLEDLVSGDKYMGMFADNKRAGIGSCITNRGDYFEGNFAADDLLGNGVAVFENDYYYEGELTLQGPSGRGEYYMPCGEAGNVSGESDDTCELIGNKMFGQLSGSWETVRIQAGELVLNRRFPKYPSSLGRQVVDHNRKWRSLFNNFETDLANCTASSHPSSAPGGTLRKSSKPTLSTAQLWNCIAVYMSKQRAREGAKPGNYFNNILLSLPLPQKTSSPLAKARTTTNALSKLQTEAASALDFLGFPPRRIHSQETLISKPGGLQRADSLLSMGHNSTRDLDTSSLASFQLDQSLLNSTFNSEESTTLNESFASLGHNNNNNNGISKQKNSSDCSITSTASTTSAMLDQVPSFGMASTLTEQDLASIRLYLEQAFKDRHHPLYALNERIANCFHYSYGYWKVKPTPILAKQAMREWESISRRIYRFVRKMFPALPEDYCHMEGSREVISHITLLYPLVLSEGIYSTLFVLYANKYSRKDEMYRQNLNHAEKLKDQELVELMGHESFLQTVMLDPKFEESVQTLKQLQEKFSPQDMLTVIQRSTQLLTEAYEHAMSANAAQLNADNMIPLTMLTMLRAAVPHLGAELALLDDLTGPNFQAEMNGMAGYCYTTLKAAYEFVTLRALQKNP from the exons ATGATGGCTAGTGCAGCGGCTGACTCGGCAGGCGTGagtcaggaggaggaggagcgggAGTCCTTTGTCATCTACCACGATGGCCGGGCCCTGCAGCTCCACTGGCGCGGTGTGCCTCCTCTGACGCGAACGCCCGCATCTCGTATCTGCAGCATTGGCGatgtgctgctcctgctgacCACCGACCACGCCCTGTACTCCGCCCAGCTGCAGACGAACCGCAGCTCCCTCGacctgcagctgctgcgcACGGACGTGGTGGACATGGACTTTTGCTCCGGCAGCCAGGAGCTGTTCGTGGTGCTCAGCAACGGATCTGTGCAGCGCCAGCTTATCACAGCATCGGGCCGGGATATCCATCACCCGCATGCCTGGCAAACGCTCAGCTTCGACCCCCTGGAGCTGCTGGCTGAGGGCGTTCGCATCCAGCGCGTTTGCTGCTCCGCCCAGGGCGTGGTCTTTGTTGGCGCCGGTGGCGAAACCTACGTAATGGGGACCTGCGGCGAGGTGTTCAAggcggagcagcagccgcgCCACATGCGTCTCTACGAAGAGGGCAAGGAGCTGCTCGATCTGGCCGCCGGCAACGAACACTTTGTGATGCTGGTGGCGCCCTACAACCTGGCCGACGATGTGCTCCAGCTGCAGGTGGCCAATCCTCGAGACGAGCCCGAGGACGATCGGGCCTCTGTGAAGTCGCTGAGCAGCGGAAACTCGGAGCGTAGCTTTGCGGCGAACACGCGGCATCTTCTGCACCAGGGATACGCCCTGCTGCACACCCAACTCTTCACGTTCGGCGCTTCAAACAACGGCCTGTTGGGAACCGGAGACCACATCCGCCGAGCGAATGTGATGCGCGTCCAGAAGCTGGACAGCATGGGCGTGTGCAGCATTGCGGCTGGGCTCGAGCACACGGTTAGTCGCACTCTGGACGGAAGGCTCTACCACTGGGGTCTGAACAGTCACGCCCAGCTGGGCGAAGACCTGAGCTCGCCCATGGAGATCACCATTGCGGACAACGCCACCTGCCTGCCCATGGAGCAGAAGTCAGCGCTAGAGGCTACCTGCGGGGACTACCACACGCTGCTGCTGAATGCCTCCGGCCAGATACAGTCGCTCCAACCGCCGCCGCCCATGCGACACCTGCAGCAGTCCAGCACATATGCCCAGACGCTGCTCCAGCTGCAGTTGGGAGCGGCCTGGCCGCGACAGCTGCGACTACTCATGTGCTCCGGTGGATTCACGCTGCAGAATCAACGCCAGTTCCAGCGACAGTACCACTACTACCTGAGCCACCTGCAGTcacagctgcagctgctgctcaagCACCGCCAGGCGGTTCAGACCCTGGAGATCTGGCAGCGGCAGTCGGCGCTGGAGACACTCAGTGCCCTCGGTCCGCTGCTGGTCAGCTGGGAGCGGATGCTTTGCCTGCTGGTGGCCACCCTGCACTCCCTGGAGGGATTCTACCGAGCGGACTTTGTGCAGCCGGCGGATCTGCTCTTCATATGTCACCACAAGGAGTACATAGACCTCTTTGATGGCTACACCAAGGCCTATTGCGATGTTTTCTCGGTGAATGGTTTTGGCGAGGCGGTGGCCGCCATCGCTGGACTCAATAGCCCGCTGGCCGAGCTCAACGAGGAAAGCTATGTGACGCGGCTCTTCCAGCAGCCATTCAGTGTCTACCAGCTGTTTGTCCAGTTCATGGAGCTGCTAGTGAGGACGCAGCCGGAGTACGGAGAGCATCGGGTGGCCTGGACTGAGTTTGCGCGGCACAGCTGCATCAGCCAGGAGCTGGCCGTAAATACGAGGGATTTCTGGAGCAGCAATGACCGCAATCCCCGAATCGTTCAGTTCCGCCGGCGCCAGCGAAGGGTGATCTTAACGTCGGCACTGGTGCCCCTTAAGCTGGTCACCACCGGCATCAGCATGTCCAGCAATAGCTTCATTTTATTCTCGGATTTTCTGTGCCAAGTGGGAGGCAACTCACTGTACTCGTACCCCTTGACCACCTTGTGGGTGTGGACGGAGGGCGAGCTGTGCCTGAGGCTGACCACGCCCGAGAAAAGCTTTCTGGTGGCCACTCGCACCCAGGAGATGCGCAAGGTGTGGTTAGACCAGCTGCAGTCCAGCATTGTGGCGTCGCTGGGCAGGCCACTGGGGAGTCCGGTTCCCAGTGCCCGCTCCACAGGCTATGAATTCAGCCGGGAGCATGCGAAATACTCGCGGGTAAAGGCGTGTGGCACCTGGAGGAAGGGCGTAATGCACGGGAACTGCTACCTGGAGTATCCCGATGGGAGTGTCTACTGCGGAGAGCTGAACCACGGGGTCATTGAAG GCTATGGCAAGATGGTGATTCCCTCAACGGGCCTGTACGTAGGCCACTTCAAGGGAGGCCGCTTTCACGGCCATGGCGTCTACGAGATGCACTGCAAGGATGCTCCGGAGAGCGAGATATACGAGGGCAACTTCTGTGAGGGTCTGTTCCATGGACATGGAATGATGCGAAACAATCGATACATCTACGTAGGCGAGTACCAAGCCAATGCCCGCTGCGGCTACGGTGTGCTGGAGGATCTGGTGAGCGGCGACAAGTACATGGGCATGTTTGCGGACAACAAACGAGCGGGCATCGGCAGCTGCATAACCAATCGCGGGGACTACTTCGAGGGCAACTTTGCCGCCGACGATTTGCTGGGCAACGGAGTGGCTGTCTTCGAGAACGACTACTACTATGAGGGAGAGCTCACCCTGCAGGGTCCAAGTGGGCGCGGAGAGTACTATATGCCCTGCGGAGAAGCGGGAAATGTTAGTGGGGAGTCAGACGACACCTGCGAGCTGATAGGAAACAAGATGTTTGGTCAGCTCAGCGGCAGCTGGGAGACCGTGCGCATACAGGCCGGGGAGCTGGTCCTGAATCGGAGGTTTCCCAAGTACCCAAG CTCCCTGGGCCGACAGGTGGTGGATCACAATCGCAAGTGGCGCTCGCTGTTCAACAACTTCGAAACGGACCTGGCCAACTGCACGGCCAGCAGCCATCCCTCCTCTGCTCCTGGAGGCACTCTTAGAAAGTCCTCGAAACCCACGCTCAGCACGGCGCAACTCTGGAACTGCATTGCCGTGTACATGAGCAAACAGAGGGCTAGGGAAGGCGCCAAGCCGGGAAACTACTTCAACAACATCCTGCTTAGTCTGCCGCTGCCGCAAAAAACCTCCTCGCCCTTGGCCAAGGCACGGACCACAACGAACGCTTTAAGCAAGCTGCAAACGGAGGCGGCTTCGGCTCTGGACTTTCTGGGGTTTCCACCGCGTCGCATTCACTCCCAGGAAACGCTCATCTCTAAGCCAGGAGGACTCCAGAGGGCCGATAGCCTGCTCTCGATGGGACACAACTCAACGCGGGACTTGGACACGAGTAGCCTGGCCAGCTTCCAGCTTGACCAGAGCCTGCTCAACAGTACCTTCAATAGCGAGGAGTCAACTACTCTGAACGAGAGCTTCGCTAGCCtgggccacaacaacaacaacaacaatgggatATCCAAGCAGAAGAACAGCAGCGATTGCTCCATCACCTCGACTGCTTCGACGACGAGTGCCATGCTGGATCAAGTGCCCAGCTTTGGCATGGCCAGCACGCTGACGGAGCAGGACTTGGCCTCCATACGACTGTACCTGGAGCAGGCCTTTAAGGATCGACATCATCCGCTTTACGCGCTGAACGAGCGCATTGCCAACTGTTTCCACTACTCCTATGGCTATTGGAAGGTCAAGCCCACCCCGATCCTGGCCAAGCAGGCGATGCGAGAGTGGGAGTCCATATCAAGACGCATTTACCGATTTGTGCGCAAGATGTTCCCCGCTTTGCCGGAGGACTACTGTCACATGGAGGGCAGCAGGGAGGTGATATCGCACATCACGCTGCTCTATCCGCTGGTGCTCTCGGAGGGCATATACTCCACCCTCTTTGTTCTGTATGCGAACAAGTATAGTCGCAAGGACGAGATGTATAGGCAGAATCTGAACCATGCCGAGAAGCTGAAGGACCAGGAACTCGTGGAACTAATGGGCCATGAGAG CTTTCTCCAGACGGTGATGCTGGATCCCAAGTTCGAGGAGTCTGTGCAGACGTTGAAGCAACTGCAAGAGAAGTTTAGTCCCCAGGACATGTTGACTGTGATACAGCGCAGCACGCAGTTGCTGACCGAGGCCTACGAGCACGCCATGTCGG CCAATGCCGCCCAGTTGAATGCGGACAACATGATTCCGCTCACCATGCTCACCATGCTGCGCGCTGCGGTTCCCCACTTGGGGGCGGAATTGGCCCTGCTGGACGATCTGACGGGCCCCAATTTCCAGGCCGAGATGAATGGTATGGCGGGCTATTGCTACACCACCTTAAAGGCGGCCTACGAGTTTGTTACCTTGCGAGCCCTTCAAAAGAATCCCTGA
- the LOC108070465 gene encoding early endosome antigen 1, whose protein sequence is MDSDCEGAAAALADDSGHFSCTSDEGGGDPGQTSIPDREQTMFSVRQELLRSRSEVERLLKSEHWYKQELKSQKHSRLETLERLYAQERKYLVENQRLQQESFRLHAKCATLEKQQEQGTPRSPTTSSLKSESSPDASFEAKQQEARLRDQRQLIDVLRKQKKMLLEDIQRLSLEHDEKLGQLQQTLAGMELESKLMTGRYKQLLDEKSQMEHQLELRSSALRSVNAEREQLRQVIAELNETLQTQEHLLALKEQEFLDLKQYYQQKLTRESSVDVMHSYSLKFHEEINSKTSEIAGLKNSLNELRSELLMMSQLKEENEEQQRQLEQLEFTLQAQLLEQEQLRQSDALKLEQVENLTLSLASLQLEKESLKENLQEAQKRLQKLEHEVRRLHGQHGEMRSMCEETKRQLEEEQGLVEKFKKQSSLRESELIAKLNNYSDLCEQLRTDLAATESQMHDQSQQAEIWQQKLKVIEESSQQKVKQCQNQTTQTDVEEPILLQRIETLEQQLADVKAQKKQTVSLLQQLLQQQDAKIKSTNEMEADWTQLLEALQATQQLEQEMRAELQHKTVELEQLNELFAGQNEELHQLQQLGLAKDEENRLELQLLKETFQENLENHSADSMNIQRLQSQVKSLLDEREETTRQEHKALDCLRSLTQVLEIETGRKLQHLKSWPQLAKLLRKELRNGRAAHRKAEELPGLKLQLAEISGMHEQALARIKALEQTLAAERVRYEASDSGKSTCCSAPPEPAHEVANLIDDYKKLVQQTARETGRPRNSFILELIERSKRCQPNLCQLSEALNACRSDAEQLSRLLNAGRDQRGAGAIPSLMEELRAVAEHS, encoded by the exons ATGGATTCGGACTGCGAGGGGGCGGCTGCTGCGTTGGCAGATGACTCCGGCCACTTTAGCTGCACGAGCGATGAGGGCGGCGGTGATCCTGGGCAGACGTCGATCCCGGATCGGGAACAGACAATGTTCTCGGTGAGACAAGAGCTACTGAGGTCGCGCAGTGAGGTGGAACGCCTTCTGAAATCAGAGCACTGGTACAAGCAAGAGCTCAAGTCACAGAAGCACAGTCGCCTGGAAACCTTAGAGCGCCTGTACGCCCAGGAACGCAAGTATCTGGTGGAGAACCAACGACTGCAGCAGGAGTCCTTCCGGCTGCATGCGAAATGTGCCACGCTGGAGAAGCAGCAGGAACAGGGAACCCCAAGGTCCCCCACTACTTCTTCCCTGAAAAGTGAATCATCGCCGGACGCATCATTTGAGGCCAAACAGCAGGAGGCTCGTCTCCGTGATCAACGTCAACTAATAGATGTCCTGCGCAAACAGAAGAAGATGCTCTTGGAGGACATACAGAGACTCAGTCTGGAGCACGACGAGAAGCTGGGACAGTTGCAGCAGACCTTGGCTGGCATGGAACTGGAGAGCAAGCTGATGACGGGGAGATATAAGCAGCTGCTGGACGAGAAGAGTCAGATGGAGCACCAGCTTGAACTGAGGAGCTCCGCCCTGCGTAGTGTCAATGCCGAGAGGGAGCAGCTCCGTCAGGTCATAGCCGAGCTCAATGAGACCCTGCAAACGCAAGAACACCTACTGGCCCTCAAAGAGCAGGAGTTCCTCGATCTCAAGCAGTACTACCAGCAAAAGTTGACCCGGGAAAGCAGCGTTGATGTGATGCACTCCTACAGCCTGAAATTTCATGAGGAGATCAACAGCAAGACGAGTGAGATTGCCGGCCTGAAGAACTCCCTCAACGAGCTTCGGTCGGAGTTGCTGATGATGTCGCAGTTGAAAGAGGAAAACGAGGAGCAACAGCGCCAGCTGGAGCAGCTGGAATTCACCCTGCAAGCTCAACTCTTGGAGCAAGAGCAGCTGCGACAGAGTGACGCCCTCAAGTTGGAGCAGGTGGAGAATCTGACCCTTTCCTTGGCTTCCTTACAGCTGGAGAAGGAAAGCCTCAAGGAAAACCTGCAAGAGGCACAAAAAAGGCTGCAGAAGTTGGAGCATGAGGTGCGCAGGCTTCATGGACAACATGGTGAGATGCGTTCGATGTGTGAGGAAACAAAGCGGCAACTGGAAGAGGAACAAGGGCTTGTGGAAAAGTTCAAGAAGCAAAGTTCCTTGAGGGAAAGCGAATTGATCGCAAAACTCAACAACTACTCAGATCTGTGCGAACAGTTGAGGACAGATCTAGCCGCGACAGAGTCCCAAATGCATGACCAAAGCCAGCAGGCAGAGATCTGGCAGCAGAAGCTCAAAGTAATAGAAGAATCTAGCCAACAGAAAGTAAAGCAGTGCCAAAACCAAACCACACAAACCGATGTCGAGGAACCCATTTTACTCCAACGCATTGAGACTTTGGAGCAGCAACTGGCGGATGTCAAGGCTCAAAAGAAGCAAACCGTttcgctgctgcagcagcttctgcAACAACAAGATGCCAAGATAAAGAGCACCAACGAAATGGAGGCAGACTGGACACAGCTCCTGGAGGCTTTGCAAGCCACTCAACAGTTGGAGCAGGAAATGCGTGCCGAGCTGCAGCACAAAACAGTCGAATTAGAGCAGCTTAACGAATTGTTTGCTGGTCAAAACGAAGAGCTGCATCAGCTGCAGCAATTGGGCCTGGCCAAGGACGAGGAGAATCGGCTGGAGCTGCAGCTGTTGAAGGAGACATTCCAGGAGAATCTGGAGAATCATTCTGCCGATTCGATGAACATTCAAAGGCTTCAAAGCCAGGTAAAGTCGTTGCTCGACGAGCGGGAGGAGACCACACGGCAGGAGCACAAAGCGTTGGACTGCCTAAGGTCCTTGACGCAAGTGCTGGAAATCGAAACCGGCAGAAAGCTGCAGCACCTAAAATCCTGGCCTCAGCTAGCCAAGCTTCTGCGAAAGGAGCTGCGAAACGGGAGGGCTGCCCATCGGAAGGCTGAGGAGTTGCCGGGCCTAAAGCTTCAACTGGCGGAGATCAGCGGAATGCACGAGCAAGCTTTAGCCAGAATAAAG GCTCTGGAACAAACTCTGGCAGCGGAAAGAGTGCGTTACGAGGCTTCCGACTCCGGCAAGTCCACCTGCTGTTCAGCGCCCCCCGAACCCGCCCACGAGGTAGCCAATCTGATCGATGACTACAAGAAG CTCGTCCAACAAACCGCCAGGGAGACGGGTCGTCCGCGCAACAGCTTCATTCTGGAGTTGATTGAGCGTAGCAAGCGTTGCCAACCGAATCTGTGCCAACTAAGCGAGGCCCTCAATGCCTGCCGCTCGGATGCGGAACAGCTGAGTAGGCTGCTCAACGCTGGCAGGGATCAGAGAGGCGCCGGGGCCATACCCTCCCTTATGGAGGAGCTACGTGCAGTGGCAGAACATTCTTAG
- the Sfp78E gene encoding uncharacterized protein Sfp78E: MCRNSLVLDDCCSRKDRPTMSFVQPLLLAALAALYIYTGSASRVSEDDLHKPKPEMLLTQVKKTKNGWYCAGVYCPIERTESCKTTSILKPTINIDHDLVVLCLDGKNFPFCGITRSSRVENISVVELNDHGDMEYVRKERVHTSEGISVPICAKRKKNQNKRG, encoded by the exons ATGTGTCGAAACTCGTTAGTCTTGGACGATTGCTGTAGCAGGAAGGACCGACCGACTATGAGTTTTGTTCAACCTTTACTATTAGCTGCATTGGCAGCTCTGTATATTTATACGGGATCTGCTAGCAGG GTTTCGGAGGACGATCTACACAAGCCAAAGCCCGAAATGCTATTGACCCAGGTAAAAAAGACCAAAA ACGGTTGGTATTGCGCCGGAGTGTATTGCCCCATTGAGCGCACAGAGTCCTGCAAGACGACCAGCATCCTGAAACCCACTATTAATATTGATCATGATTTGGTCGTTTTATGCTTGGATGGCAAAAACTTCCCCTTTTGCGGCATCACGCGCAGCTCAAGAGTAGAAAACATATCAGTGGTGGAATTGAACGATCATGGAGATATGGAATATGTTAGGAAAGAAAGAGTTCATACGAGCGAAGGGATATCGGTTCCCATCTGTGCCAAGcgcaaaaaaaatcaaaataaacgTGGCTAA